The nucleotide window GCGCGCAGATCGGGCTCGAGCCGGTGCCGCTGACCTGGCCGGTCGCCGACGGGGCGGACTTCGCCGGCATCATCGACCGGCGCGCGGGGGAGCTGGTGCGCTTCGACCGCACCGCGCACGGCGCTACCATGGCCGCCGAGCACCGGGTGGCACTTGACCAGGCGGAGCCGCAGGGCTGCCCGCCCGACCGGTGGCAGGCCGCCTTCGAGGAGCTCGAGCTGCTGGACCTGGAGGAGCGCGCGCTGGACCCGGACGCGTTCCTGGCGGGCAGGCAGACCCCGGTGTTCTTCGGCTCGGCGCTGGCGAACTTCGGGGTGCGGTTGCTGCTGGAGGGCTTCGCCGAGCTGGCGCCGGCGCCCTCGGCTCAACCCGTCGTCGAGCCGGCCCAGGTCGACGCCCGTCCGGTCGACGCGCCGTTCGCCGGCCAGGTCTTCAAGGTGCAGGCGAACATGGACCCGCGCCACCGCGACCGGATCGCGTTCCTGCGGGTCAACTCCGGACGCTTCGAGCGCGGGATGACCGCGACGCTGGCGCGCACCGACAAGCCCTACCAGCTCAAGTACGCCCACCAGCTGTTCGCCCGCGATCGCGAGACCGTGGAGACCGCGGTGCCCGGCGACATCGTCGGTCTGGTCAACGCGACCGGCCTGCAGGTGGGTGACACCCTCTATTCCGGCCCACCGGTGGTCTTCCCCCCGATCCCCACCTTCGCCCCGGAGCGGTTCGCCGTGGTGCGCAACCGCGACTCGAGTCGCTACAAGCAGTTCCGCACGGGCCTGCGCCAGCTCGACGAGGAGGGCGTGGTGCATGTCCTGCGCCGCCCGGATTTCGGGGACCAGGAACCGATCTTCGCCGGTGTCGGCCAGCTGCAGTTCGACGTCGCCAGCTACCGCATGGCCCACGAGTTCGGCTGTGACATCACCCTGTCGCCGGCGCCCTGGCAGCTCGCCCGCGAGGTCGACGCCGCGCACGCCGATGCGCTGCGTCCCCAGCGCCAGTGCCTGGTCGTGGAGGATCGCCACGGGCGCACGCTCGTGCTGTTCGCGTCCGACCACGCGCTGCGGTGGGCACAAGAGGACCACCCCGACGTCGACTTCCGACAGCTGGGGCTCACCCGCCGCGACCAGCCCGCCTGGCACTAGCCGTGCCGGCCACCTCGACGGCTGCCACGGGCGGGGAACGGATGCGGACGGTGCGGGGTGTGGCCAGGGCGGCGCTGGCCGGGTTCATGGTGGTCGCCGGGGTGGCGCACTTCGTCAGCCACGAGTCGTTCCTCGAGCAGACCCCGACGTTCCTGCCCGCCCGGTCGATGATCATCTGGGTCACCGGGGTGATGGAGGTGGCGCTGGGCATCGCGCTCGTGGCCCTGCCGCGGCACCGCCGCCGGGTCGGGTGGCTGCTGGCAGGCTTCCTGCTCGCGGTCTTCCCGGCCAACATCTACCAGGCGGTCGCCGGCACCCCCGCCTTCGGCCTGGACACCCCCGCCGCGCGGTGGCTGCGGCTGCCGTTCCAGCCCGCACTCATCGCCCTGGCCCTCTGGAGCTCGGGCGCATGGCCGCGCCCGCGCCGCCGCGAGGGCTCCTGAGCGGGTCCGCCACACGGCGTCACGTACGATCGGGGTTCAACGAGTCCGGTATCGGAGCATCCGTGGAAGCCGCCGCCCTCTCCAGCGACCGTCGTCGTGCCGACATCGAGCGGATGCGCCAGGAGACCTTCGACATCCTGGTGATCGGCGGCGGCGTGACCGGGTCGGGGATCGCGCTGGACGGCGTGACCCGGGGGCTGTCGGTCGCCCTGGTCGAGCAGCGCGACTTCGCCGCAGGCACCTCGAGCCGGTCGTCGAAGCTCGTCCACGGCGGGCTGCGCTATCTGGAGCAGCTGAACCTCTCGTTGGTGCGGGAGGCGCTGCGGGAGCGGGCCCTGCTCCTCGAGACGATCGCCCCGCACCTGGTCCGGCCGGTGTCGTTCGTGTACCCGCTGCAGCACCGGGTCTGGGAGCGGGGCTACGTCGGTGCCGGCATCGCCTTGTACGACGTGTTGGGCGGCGCGCGGCAGCTCCCGCGTCACCGCCACCTGACTCGTCGGGGCGTCGCCGCGCTCGTCCCTGCGTTGCGGGCCGACGCGATGGTCGGCGCGGTCCGCTACTACGACGCGCAGATCGACGACGCCCGGCACACGTTGGAGGTGGCCCGCACGGCGGCGACCTACGGTGCGGCGGTCGCGACGTCCGCGCGGGTCGTGGGGCTGCTGCGCGAAGGTGAGCGGGTGGTCGGGGCCCAGGTGCTGGACCAGGAGACGGGCCAGCACCTGGAGATCCGAGGCCGTCAGGTCATCAACGCCACCGGCGTGTGGGCGGACGGCATCCAGGCCATGGCGGGACGCGGGCGCATCCGCGTACGGGCCTCCAAGGGCGTCCACCTGGTGGTGCCACGCGACCGCATCCACTCCGACTCGGGGCTCATCCTGCGCACCGCCACCTCGGTGCTCTTCGTCATCCCCTGGGGTCGCCACTGGCTGATCGGCACCACCGACACCGACTGGGAGCTCGACCGGGCGCACCCGGCCGCGTCTGCCACCGACATCCGCTACCTGCTCGACCAGGTCAACGGCGTGCTCGCCACGCCGCTGACCCACGCCGACGTCGAGGGCGTGCAGGCGGGGCTGCGGCCCCTGCTGACCGGTGAGTCCGAGGCCACGAGCAGGCTCTCACGCGAGCATGCCGTCGCACAGTCGGTGGCGGGTCTCATCACCGTGGCGGGCGGCAAGTACACGACCTACCGGGTGATGGCCGAGGACGCGGTCGACGCGGCCGCGCGCAACCTCCGCCAGCGGGTCCCCGCGTCGGTCACCGACCGCACCCCGCTGCTCGGCGCGCACGGTTACCACGCGCTGTGGAACCGCCGGCAGCTGCTCGCGGAGGAGGTGGGGCTCCATCCCACCCGCGTGGAGCATCTCCTGGGCCGCTACGGCTCGCTGATCACCGAGCTGCTCGACCTGGTGGCCAACCGGCCCGACCTCGGCGAACCCATCGACGGCGCCGACGACTACCTGCGGGTCGAGGCGGTGTACGCCGCGAGCCACGAGGGTGCGCGCCACCTCGACGACCTGCTCACCCGCCGCACCCGCATCTCCATCGAGACCTTCGACCGCGGCATCGCCGCCGCCAAGGACGTCGGTCCGCTGATGGCCGGGGTGCTCGGCTGGGACGACGGCGACCTCGCCCGCGAGCTCGAGCACTACGAGGCGCGCGTCGCGGCCGAGATCGAGTCGCAGCGGATGCCCGACGACCGCACCGCCGACGCGGCGCGGATGGGCGCGCGCGATGTCCGGGTCGGTGCCCACGGCTGAGTTCAGTCAGTCGACCTCGACCCAGTCCAGGGTGCGCTCGACGGCCTTGCTCCATCCCGCGTACCCGGCCGCCCGCCGGTCCTCACTCCACGTCGGCTCCCAGCGCGCCTCTTCCTTCCAGTTGGCGCGCAGCTCCTCCTGGTCGCTCCAGAACCCCACGGCCAGGCCCGCGGCGTACGCCGCGCCGAGACTCGTGGTCTCCGCGATCTCCGGCCGGGCGACGGGCACCCCGAGGATGTCGGCCTGCATCTGCATGAGGAGGTTGTTCGCGGTGGCACCACCGTCGACCTTCAAGAACCCCAGGTGGACACCGGAGTCCTTCTCCATGGCGTCGGCCACGTCCCTGGACTGGTAGCAGATGGACTCCAGGGTCGCCCGGACGATGTGCGCTTTCGTGTGGTATCGCGACAGCCCGACCATGGCACCCCGCGCGTCCGCACGCCAGTAGGGGGCGAACAGCCCGGAGAACGCGGGGACGAAGTACATGCCGCCGCAGTCGTCGACGGATCCGGCCAGTGCTTCGGTCTCCGCCGCGCTGCCGATCATGCCGACCTGGTCGCGCAGCCACTGCACGGCGGATCCGGTGACCGCCATCGAGCCCTCGAGGCAGTAGATGGCGGGCGCCGACCCCATGCGGTAGCCGACGGTGGTCAGCAGGCCGTTGGCCGAGCGCACTGGCTTGGTGCCGGTGTTGAGCAGCAGGAAGTTGCCGGTCCCGTAGGTGTTCTTGCCTTCACCTGCGGAGAAGCACACCTGGCCGACCGTGGCGGCGTGCTGGTCGCCGAGGTCGCCGGCGATCGGCACCGCGGCGGCGAAGGGTCCCGACGGTCGTGTGATGCCGTGCAGGTCGGGATCCGAGGACGGCCGGATCTCCGGGAGCATCCGGCGTGGGATGCCGAAGAAGGCGAGCAGCTCGTCGTCCCAGTCGAGGGTCTCCAGGCTCATGAGCATGGTGCGGCTCGCGTTGGTGACGTCGGTGACGTGGACGCCGCCGTCGCACCCTCCCGTCAGGTGCCAGAGCAACCAGGTGTCGGTGGTGCCGAACACCGCCTCGCCGCGCTCTGCGGCGGTTCGCACACCGGTGATGTTGTCGAGGATCCACTGGATCTTGCCACCGGAGAAGTAGGTGGCCGGCGGCAGGCCCGTCTTCCGGCGGATGATGTCCCCCCGGCCGTCGCGTTCGAGGGCGGCGGCGATCCGGTCCGTGCGGGTGTCCTGCCACACGATGGCGTTGTAGTAGGGCCGTCCCGTCCGCGGGTTCCACACCACCGTGGTCTCGCGCTGGTTCGTGATGCCGAGCGCCGCCAGGTCCGCGCCGGAGAGGTGGGCATGCGACAGCCCGGTCTCGACCACGGTCCGGGCCCGCTCCCAGATCTCGGTCGCGTCGTGCTCGACCCAGCCGGGCTGCGGCATGATCTGCTCGTGCTCCAGCTGGTGCGTGGCGACTTCCCTGCCGCCGTGGTCGAACACCATGAAGCGCGTGCTGGTGGTCCCCTGGTCGATTGCCCCGACGTACGTCTGGCCCATGGCTCCAGTACACCATCCGCTCGGGCCTTGCCGGCCCGGTCCCCACTCTCTAGCCTCTGAGTGTGCCCGGGGGACCGGGCAAGGACGTGACCATCGACCGACGTGACCATCGACTCGACCGAGGGCAAACCCCATGCCCGCCGAGGGCGACCCGCACAGGGCACGACCGGACGAAAGCAGGCGTGCACGGATCCTGCAGGCCGCTGCGGCGCTGTTCACCGAGTACGGCTACGAGGGCACAAGGATGGCCACGCTGGCCCGGTGTGTGGGCATCTCCGCGCCCGCCCTGTACTGGCACTTCCCGTCGAAGGACGCGCTCTTCTCCGAGTTCATGCGGGTGACCCTGGAGGACTACGTCGGCCGGATCGTCGACGCGGTCACGGGTAGCGATCCCGAGGGGCAGCTCCGCCAGTTCGTCATGGCGCACGTGCTCTTCCACCTGCACGATGATGGGACGCCCGCGGGGTACGAGCGGCTCTACAGCAACCGTCAGCTGTTCGACGCGCTCGGGGTCGACCAGCGTGCGCGGTTGATCGCACCCCAACGGCGGGTGCTGGAGCTCCTGCGGGGGATCCTGCGGACTGGTGAGGCGGCTGGCACCTTCGAGCCGGGACACCACACCGTGACGGCGTTCGCCATCCTCACGATGTGCGAGCACGTCTTCTTGTGGTTCCGTCCCGACGGGGAGCTGAGTCCGATGCAGGTGGCCGAGGAGTACGCAGATCGCGTACTCGCCATGGTGACCGCACCGACAGCGGGACGCGGGGCGGGTCTGCGCTCGCTTGGAGGTGAGCGCCATGAGATGCTGAGCGCCACCCCGCTCGAAAGGCCGGCTATGGACCCATCCGAGGTCCTGACCGTCCTCGACCGCGGGGACCCCCTCGAGGTCTCCTTCCACGACGCGCGCACCTACCACGGGTACCGGTCAATCGCCGGGATCGCCCACGGCTTCAAGGCGATGCAGCGCGCGTGGCCGCTGCTCGCCGGTGGGTGCTCACCTGAACGCTACGAGCTGCGCATCGACAGCGCGTTCGCCGGCGCGGGGGCACGCGACGCCTTCGAGATCGTGACCCGGGCCTTCACCGGCGGGCGGTACCGACTCGTGCCGGAGATCGCGCCCGCCGACGCACCCGAGGCTCCCGAGGGCTCGTTCTTCTTCCGATTCCGCTACCGCGACACCACGGTCGACACGACGTTGCGTGCGGGGTTCGTCAGTGACGAGTTCCTGAAACGCGTGCGACGCGGGACACAGACGCTCGCGGAGGAGGAGACCCTCACGGGGATGAAGCAGGAGATGGCCGCGCAGATCATGGCCCTGCCGCCTGAGGAGGTGTACGACGCCGACGACCCCACCGGGTGAGAGAGACACGACGACACACCGCGCCAGACAGGAGCAACCGTGCCTGACACCGTGCCCGACAAGTCGATGCGGACCCAGAAGGCCCGTCAGGGTCGGGAGAGAAGACCGCGCTCAGTGATGCTGGCCATCGCGGGTGACAGCGCCGCGGGCAAGACCACCCTCACGCAGGGACTCGTCGACGCGATGCGGGCGGAGGCGTCGACCTCGGTGTGCGTGGACGACTACCACCGCTACGACCGCATGGAGCGCAAGGAGCTGCCCTTCACCCCCTTGCATCCGGACTGCAACTACGTCGACATCATGGAGCAGCACCTGCAGCTGCTGGCCAGCGGCGAAGCGATCCTGAAGCCGGTGTATGACCACGCCACCGGCGAGCTGGTCCGTCCCGAGCGCATCGAGCCCACCGAGGCGGTGATCATCGAGGGGCTGCTGCCGTTGTACACCGAGGTCATGCGGGCGTGCTTCGACGTGAGCGTCTACCTGGACCCGCCCGAGGAGATCCGCCGGGAGTGGAAGATCAAGCGCGACACGTCCAAGCGCGGCTACGAAGCGGAGCAGGTCCTGGCCGAGCTGGAGCGGCGTGAGCCGGAGTCGGAGGCGTTCATCCGTCCCCAGCGCTCCCACGCCGACATCGTCGTGCGCTTCGGTCCCATCGAGGGCCGCGACGACCCGCCCGACACCCCGCTGTCGGCGACGGTGCTGCTGCGCCCGACGATCCGCCATCCCAAGCTGCACGAGATGATGGCTGACATCGGTGAGGGGGCGATGCACCTGAAGCTCATGCGCGACGAGGACGGCAAGCCGGTCGACGCGCTGCACATCCACGGCTACGCGCCACCCGAGGACAGCCGCACGGTCGCCGAGGCGATCTGGGACAGCCTCGGACGCAGCGACCCGCTACCTGAGAGCCTGGGCGACCTCGGCAACGGCGAACGCAGCGAACCGCTGGCGCTGACCCAGCTCATCCTGCTCTTCCACCTGCTCCGCCTCCGCGCGTAGCGGCCGGGGCACGAGGGTCGGTGGCTCGGACGCGCGGGCCCCGCTGCGCTCGGCGACCAGCTTCGCGACGTGCTGGGTCATACGGTCGGCTCATGCATCGGCGGCGTCGAGCTGCTCGAGCTCGGCGGCCAGGTTGGCCCGCGCGATCTCCTCGCCGCGATGGCGCATGGTCGTGGTCGCAAACAGCCTCTGCCGGTCGAGCAGCGCGCGTAGGAATGCCGTCCGGCCGGCGCGCCACGCGTCGTCGTCGAGGTGGGCGTGCTCGACCCGCACCGCGCGGGTGTAGATCTCGTAGGTGTCAGGGTCGGCGGCCAGGACCGCCAGGTCGGCGTCGCACAGGAGCGCTTCGTCGCCGGCCTCGGGACGGTGATCGGCGGTGACCAGAATGAGCTGGTGAACGTGCGCCACCCGGTCGGAGGGCACCTGCCAGTTCGTCAACGCCTCGGCGGCTAGGCGGGCGCTGGCCGCCTCGTTGTCCGCCGCGCCCGGTTCGTAGACCGCGTCGTGGAACCAGGCCGCAAGCCGCACCGCCAGCGGGTCGTCGACGGCTTCTCGGCCCTCGAGGAAGTCGAGCATCTCCAGCACGTGGCGAATGTGGGCCAGTGTGTGGAAGGCACGGTGTTGCTCGCCGTAGCGACCGGCGAGGTCGTCAAGGACCCGCAGCGCCTCGACGTCGTCGATGTCCATCGGGCCGGTCACCTCGTGCCAGCGCCGTTGCAACTCCTCATCCAATGGGGCTCCTCCCGGGCTGCCCACCCTAGAGACGCAGCCGACACGGTGCTCGGCTGCCGCTCACGGCCGCCGTGCACGCGCCGACGCCCGTCGGCGTGCGCGCAGGGGGCTACGCTAGCCTGCGTCGGCATGGCGATCCTCGTGGACCCGGCAGTCTGGCGGTGGCGCGGCCGCCGGTGGGCACACCTCATCAGCGACGAGAGCTACGACGAGTTGCACGCCTTCGCCTCGCGACTTGGCCTGCACCGGGCGCACTTCCAGGGCGATCACTACGACATCCCCCCCGGGGCTGACCCCCGCCGGCACGCGAGCACCGCTGCGTACTGCATCCGCCAGCCCAGCGCCTGCACGCCGGTTACTCGGCGGTCGATGGGGTGGGAGGGACAGATATGTCGCAGGGACCCCATCTACCGGGCGGTAACCAAGAGGCGGACCCGACCTGTGTGATGACACTGCTCGTCCAGCCATGTCGCGCCTGAAGCAGGTGGACCACCAACTCCTCGACGAGCGCAAGGATGCGTTCAGGTCGTATGAAGCGCTGGTTCCGCCCCGGGTGCTCACGTCGGATGGCGAGGTCATCGCGGGGGCGTACCGACGCGATCACAGGCTTGGTGACGGAGGTGGGGGGCCTGATGAGCCACGGCGCAGTGATCGCACGGGAGTACGGCCTGCCGGCCATCGTGGGCGTGGAGCAGGCCACCCGACTGATCCGGGACGGGCAGCGGATCCGCGTGCATGGCACGGACGGGTACGTCGAGATTCTGCCCGAGAACCATGCGCTGCGCTGAGCTGCATCGGGATGCAGCTGCGCGGCCAGTTCGGTGAGGACTTCACGAGCGGCATTGTGACCATCAGGCCACCCGCAGGCTCAGGTGGCGGCGTCGGGGCGGTTGGTGGCGCGCAGCCAGCCGAGCAAGCCGCAGAGGGTGAAGCCGAAGGCGTTCAGGCTGCCGTGGAACAGGGCCATGTCGGGGATGGGCAAGGCCGGGGTGCCGTAGTTGTGGCCGACGGCCCATTGCACGGCGAGCAGCATCGGCACGACCACCGCGAGCGACGACACGGTCAGCAGCCAACGGGCCGGCTGGTCGAGCAGGTTGGGGACGATGCTGCGGACGGTGACCCAGGCCAGGGTGAGCAGCCCGACGGTCAGGAGCACCGCACCAGCGATCTGCAGGGGCCCGAAAGCGGCAAAACCCGCCGCGACGACCGGCGCGCCCGCCAGGACCAGGAGCGTGGCGACGCTGGCCGGGCTGCGCCCTGCCGTGCTTGCCAGGGCCGTCGCGGTCCCGGCCATGAGCGCGGCTGCAAACCCGGCGTAGTGGAAGTGCACCGCCGTCAGCTCCACGATCTCGGCCGGCAGGTCCAGCGGGCGCACGCCGAGCCGGTCGAGCACGAGCCACGTGGCGCCCACGCACAGGTATCCGAAGCCCCCGAGCCGCGCGATGTCCGGTACGGCACGGGACCGCCGCCGCCACCACACCGTGATCTCGTCCGCGCCGGCGAAGAGGCACACGCCCACCCACACCCCGGCCATGGCGGCTGCAAGACCGCCCGTCGGCAGCAGCAGCGCACCCGCGACCGCGAGCGCGCCCACCGGCTGCGCCACGGCGAGGAGGCGTGACCAGGCGGTCGGCCCCGCCGGGCGGGGGAGCGCGAAACCGAGCGGTACGACCACCAGTGGAGCCAGCGCGAGCAGCAGGGTGACGAGCCCGAGGTGCGTCCACCCCGCCAGGTCGGCGCCGACCAGCAGCAGCCACGCGACCGACCCTGCCTGGGCCTGCCTCATGGGCGTGCGCCGCCCTGGCCCAGTGGGGGCTCGACGGCGGTGGGCCAGCCCGTCATCGGGGTATCTCTCACCCTCGATCTTGCCTTCATGGTTGGTATTGTCGTTGGTATCGTCCCAGGTCAACACGATACCCACAAGGTGTGGATGGAGAAGTCTCACCGTGAACTACACCTTTAGGGAGGTGTGACGGCGGCGCGACGGGGGTGGCGGCAGGGACAGGGAGTGGCGGAACCCGCCCCAGAAGGCTCCTGACGGCGTTCTGGCTGGTCACGTGGCCCCGGACCGTCACTGATTGGCGCCCGATAGACTCGCAGGCGATCCTTTCGCTGCACGCTCCCGCCCACGAAGGAACCCGACGATGTTCGACGCGCTCAGCGACCGCCTCGACGCGGTGTTCTCGCGCCTGCGCAGCCAGGGCACCCTGACCGAGGAGCAGGTTGCCGAGGGCATGCGCGAGATCCGCCTCGCCCTGCTCGAAGCCGACGTCAACTTCAAGGTCGTCAAGGCGTTCACCACCCGGGTCAAGGAGCGTGCGGTCGGGGCGGAGGTCAGCGATGCCCTGAACCCCGGCCAGCAGGTCGTGAAGATCGTGCACGAGGAGCTCGTCACGATCCTCGGCGGCATGTCCGCCCCGCTCGACCTCGGCAGCCGCTCGCCGGGCGTCATCATGCTGGCGGGCCTTCAGGGCTCGGGCAAGACGACCGCCGCCGGCAAGCTTGCGAAGCTCCTCAAGAAGAAGGGCCGGAGCCCGCTGCTGGTCGCCTGCGACCTGCAACGCCCGGCGGCGGTGCAGCAGCTGCGCATCCTCGGCGAGCAGACCGGCGTGCCCGTCTACGCGCCGGTGGAGTCCGGTGACCCCGTCGAGGTCGCACGCGAGTCGCTCGCCGAGGCGCGCCGACTGGGCGCCGGGGTCGTGATCGTCGACACCGCGGGTCGCACGAACGTCGACGAGGCGATGATGGCTCAGGCCGCGGCGATCAAGGCGGCCGTCGACCCCGCCGAGACGCTGTTCGTCCTGGACGCGATGATCGGGCAGGAGGCCGTCACCGTCGCCAAGGCGTTCCAGGAGGCGGTCGACTTCACCGGCGTCATCCTGTCCAAGCTCGACGGTGACGCCCGGGGCGGCGCGGCTCTGTCGGTCGCGGAGGTGACCGGTCGGCCGATCAAGTACGCCAGCGTCGGGGAGAAGCTGGAGGAGTTCGAGGCGTTCCACCCCGACCGCATGGCCGGGCGCATCCTCGGCATGGGCGACGTCCTCACGCTCATCGAGAAGGCCGAGGACGTCTACACCACCGAGCAGGCCGAGCAGATGCAGGACAAGATGCTCAAGGCCGAGTTCGACCTGTCGGACTTCCTCGACCAGATGCAGCAGATCCGCAAGATGGGGCCCCTGCAGGGCCTGCTCGGCATGATCCCAGGTGTCGGCAAGCAGCTGAAGGACGCGGACATCGACGAGTCCCAGCTCGGCCAGGTCGAGGCGATCATCCGTTCCATGACCCCGGAGGAGCGCGCCAATCCCAAGCTGCTGAACGGCAAGCGCAAGAAGCGGATCGCCAAGGGCTCGGGTCGCAGCGCTCAGGAGGTCAACGAGCTGCTGCGGGGGTTCGGCGAGATGCAGAAGATGATGAAGTCGCTCGGGGGGGGCGGCGGCGGGATGAAGGCCATGAAGCAGCTGCGCAACAACCCCGAGCTCGCGGAGCAGCTGGCCGCGGGGGGCGGCATGGGCGGCCTGGGCGGCCTGGGCATGGGCGGACCGGGTGGACCGGGCGGTCCCGGCGGGGGGGCCGGGACCAAGCCGCGGAACAAGAAGGTCCCCCAGCGCAAGAAGAAGAAGCGCCGGTAGGCCCCGTGCGTCTTCCGGTGCGGGGAGCGCTACGCCCATCCGAGCCCGTGCAGGGCGTCGTCGTCGATGCCCATGTGGTGGGCGAGCTCGTGGACGACGGTGATACGGACCTCCTCGACCAGCTCCTCCTCGTCGCGGCACATCTCGCAGAGCGGCAGCCGGTAGATGGCGATGCGGTCGGGCAGCACGCCCCCATAGTCCTCGCGCTCGGTGAGGGGGATGCCCTCGTAGATGCCGAGCAGGTCGGGCTCGTCGGGGTGGCAGTCGTCGACCACCACCGCCACGTTGTCGAACTGCTCCCAGAGCTCGTCGGGCAGGGAGTCCAGCGCCCGGTCGACCAGCTCGGCGAAGCGTTCCTCGGCGATCAGCTCCATACCGGTTAGCGTACGCCCGTGCTCGACGCCCTCCTGCTGCTCGGTGGTCTCGGCCTGCTGACCGTCGCGGCCGACCGCTTCGTGCTCGGCGCTGCCCGGTTGTCGGCGGCCCTGAAGGTGTCCCCGGTGATCGTCGGCGCCATCGTGATCGGCTTCGGTACGAGCGCGCCGGAGTTCCTGGTCACCATCCTGGCCACGCTCCAGGGCTCGCAGGCCCTGGCCTTCGGCAACGTCGTCGGGTCCAACACCGCCAATGTCCTGCTCGTGCTGGGCGCGGCAGCGGTCGTGCGTCCGCTGGCGGTCGCCACCGCCACGCTGCGTCGGGAGCTGCCCCTCATGCTGGCGGCGGTGGTCCTGCTGACGCTGGTGTCCATCGATGGGCGGGTGACCGGCCTGGACGCGACGGTGCTCCTGGTGGCAGCCGTCGGGGCGATCGGGTCCATCGTCGTGGTGGGACTGCGCGACCGGGAGGCCGCGGCGGCCCTCACCGCCGAGGTCGGGGAGTACGCCGGGGCTGCGGCGCCGAGCCTCGCCCGCTCGGGGCTGCTCACGGTCCTCGGCCTGATCGGGACCCTGGCGGGAGCGCAGATGCTCGTCCAGGGTGCGGTGGGGCTGGCCCGCACCGTCGGGATCAGCGAGGCGGTGATCGGCCTCACGATCGTGGCGATCGGCACGAGCCTGCCCGAGCTGGTGACGGCGGTGGCCGCCGCTCGCCGGGGCGAGACCGACCTCGTCGTCGGCAACATCCTCGGCAGCAACCTGTTCAACGCGCTGCCGGTCGCCGGCGTCGCCGGCGCGTTGGCCACCACCCAGCTGGGCACTGAGTTCCGGGTCAGCCTGGCGGTCATGGTCGGGGCCTGTGCCCTGGCGGCGGTGCTGCTGCGCAGCGGCCGGCAGCTTGTGCGTCCCGAGGGGTGGGTGCTGCTGGCGGTGTTCGTCGCGGCAACCGTGGTGGTCTCGGTGGCGTGAGCCTTCCACCACGGTCGGCACCGCTGTGGGTGCCTGCCTGCGCTATGCTCTGCGCCTGAGCCCGCGGATCGCGGGTTCGGACTCGAGTGCGTGCGGGGTTGGCCGACCGCACACCCGCCCACGGACCGAGTGGGCGCGGCGGGACCAAAGCCCGCCGGCACCGACGACGCAGCGGCTGCGTCACCAAGGACCACCCACCATGGCCGTGAAGATGCGCCTACGGCGCGAGGGCAAGAAGAAGCAGCCCTACTACCGGGTCGTCGTCGCCGACGTCCGCGCCCCCCGTGACGGGGGCTTCATCGACGACCTCGGCTACTACCAGCCGCTGCACGAACCGTCGACCATCTCGATCGACCGAGAGCGCGCGCTCAAGTGGCTCCGCGACGGTGCCCAGCCGACCAGCGCGGTCCTGAATCTGCTGCGCATCGAGGGCATCTGGGAGGAGTTCCGCCCGGGCGACCCCGGTCGGGACCGCACCGCTCAGCACGCCGCCAAGGCTGCCAAGGCCGCCGAACGCGAGGCGAAGGCACGCCAGGAGGTCGAGGCGTCGCGCCGCAAGCACCAGGAGGCCCAAGCCGCTGCGGCCGCGCAGGCCGCCGCTGACGCGGCCCCGCCGGCCGAGGAGGCCGAGGAGGCCGGGGAACCCGGGGAACCCGGGGAACCCGGAGACGCCGGGGACGCCGAGTCCAGCCCGACGGCCCCCGACCCCGTGGACACCGCGGACGCCGCCATCGTCGAGCAGGCGGTCGAGGAGGTCACCGAGCCCGACGCCCAGCCCCCCGAGGACGCCGGCGCGCTGCCCGCCGAGGAGAGCGCGGAATCACCGGCACCGGCGGCGGAGGCTGCCCCGGAACCCCCGACCGAGCCGGACGCGGGCCAGGACACGGAGAAGGAGCAGTCGTGATGACCGCCGAGGTCCTCGAGTACCTGGCTCGTTCGCTGGTGGACCACCCCGACGAGGTCTCGGTGACCGAGACCGAGGACGACGACGGTGAGCTGGTCCTGGAGCTGCGGGTGCACCCCGACGACA belongs to Egibacteraceae bacterium and includes:
- a CDS encoding phosphoribulokinase, whose amino-acid sequence is MPDTVPDKSMRTQKARQGRERRPRSVMLAIAGDSAAGKTTLTQGLVDAMRAEASTSVCVDDYHRYDRMERKELPFTPLHPDCNYVDIMEQHLQLLASGEAILKPVYDHATGELVRPERIEPTEAVIIEGLLPLYTEVMRACFDVSVYLDPPEEIRREWKIKRDTSKRGYEAEQVLAELERREPESEAFIRPQRSHADIVVRFGPIEGRDDPPDTPLSATVLLRPTIRHPKLHEMMADIGEGAMHLKLMRDEDGKPVDALHIHGYAPPEDSRTVAEAIWDSLGRSDPLPESLGDLGNGERSEPLALTQLILLFHLLRLRA
- a CDS encoding PEP-utilizing enzyme, which encodes MARSSRGRTDAITGLVTEVGGLMSHGAVIAREYGLPAIVGVEQATRLIRDGQRIRVHGTDGYVEILPENHALR
- a CDS encoding YndJ family transporter, encoding MRQAQAGSVAWLLLVGADLAGWTHLGLVTLLLALAPLVVVPLGFALPRPAGPTAWSRLLAVAQPVGALAVAGALLLPTGGLAAAMAGVWVGVCLFAGADEITVWWRRRSRAVPDIARLGGFGYLCVGATWLVLDRLGVRPLDLPAEIVELTAVHFHYAGFAAALMAGTATALASTAGRSPASVATLLVLAGAPVVAAGFAAFGPLQIAGAVLLTVGLLTLAWVTVRSIVPNLLDQPARWLLTVSSLAVVVPMLLAVQWAVGHNYGTPALPIPDMALFHGSLNAFGFTLCGLLGWLRATNRPDAAT
- the ffh gene encoding signal recognition particle protein is translated as MFDALSDRLDAVFSRLRSQGTLTEEQVAEGMREIRLALLEADVNFKVVKAFTTRVKERAVGAEVSDALNPGQQVVKIVHEELVTILGGMSAPLDLGSRSPGVIMLAGLQGSGKTTAAGKLAKLLKKKGRSPLLVACDLQRPAAVQQLRILGEQTGVPVYAPVESGDPVEVARESLAEARRLGAGVVIVDTAGRTNVDEAMMAQAAAIKAAVDPAETLFVLDAMIGQEAVTVAKAFQEAVDFTGVILSKLDGDARGGAALSVAEVTGRPIKYASVGEKLEEFEAFHPDRMAGRILGMGDVLTLIEKAEDVYTTEQAEQMQDKMLKAEFDLSDFLDQMQQIRKMGPLQGLLGMIPGVGKQLKDADIDESQLGQVEAIIRSMTPEERANPKLLNGKRKKRIAKGSGRSAQEVNELLRGFGEMQKMMKSLGGGGGGMKAMKQLRNNPELAEQLAAGGGMGGLGGLGMGGPGGPGGPGGGAGTKPRNKKVPQRKKKKRR
- a CDS encoding metallopeptidase family protein, which codes for MELIAEERFAELVDRALDSLPDELWEQFDNVAVVVDDCHPDEPDLLGIYEGIPLTEREDYGGVLPDRIAIYRLPLCEMCRDEEELVEEVRITVVHELAHHMGIDDDALHGLGWA
- a CDS encoding calcium/sodium antiporter — its product is MLDALLLLGGLGLLTVAADRFVLGAARLSAALKVSPVIVGAIVIGFGTSAPEFLVTILATLQGSQALAFGNVVGSNTANVLLVLGAAAVVRPLAVATATLRRELPLMLAAVVLLTLVSIDGRVTGLDATVLLVAAVGAIGSIVVVGLRDREAAAALTAEVGEYAGAAAPSLARSGLLTVLGLIGTLAGAQMLVQGAVGLARTVGISEAVIGLTIVAIGTSLPELVTAVAAARRGETDLVVGNILGSNLFNALPVAGVAGALATTQLGTEFRVSLAVMVGACALAAVLLRSGRQLVRPEGWVLLAVFVAATVVVSVA
- the rpsP gene encoding 30S ribosomal protein S16, whose product is MAVKMRLRREGKKKQPYYRVVVADVRAPRDGGFIDDLGYYQPLHEPSTISIDRERALKWLRDGAQPTSAVLNLLRIEGIWEEFRPGDPGRDRTAQHAAKAAKAAEREAKARQEVEASRRKHQEAQAAAAAQAAADAAPPAEEAEEAGEPGEPGEPGDAGDAESSPTAPDPVDTADAAIVEQAVEEVTEPDAQPPEDAGALPAEESAESPAPAAEAAPEPPTEPDAGQDTEKEQS